In one Brienomyrus brachyistius isolate T26 chromosome 12, BBRACH_0.4, whole genome shotgun sequence genomic region, the following are encoded:
- the gpr78b gene encoding G-protein coupled receptor 26, which yields MDLAEILLVLFIFVVALVSLLSNLLVLLCFMYSTEIRRQVPGIFTMNLSFCNILITILNMPATLLGIIRNQKPFGDCICQAVSFLETFLTANTMLSMAALSIDRWIAVVFPLSYSSKMRYKDAIVMVCYSWLHSLTFSLIPVIFSWFDYHHVYASCTLHLNVESERIKFTVFTVVFHATSFMLSLLTLCFTYLKVLKVARFHCKRIDVITMQTLFLLVDIHPSVKQRCLVEQKKRKQRATKKISIFIGSFIICFAPYVVTRLAELLPFVGINRHWGIVSKCLTYSKAASDPFAYSLLRQQYKKVLIHIVNRVLKRDLYPSSGHNSSLDTENDSCLQRIS from the exons ATGGACTTGGCAGAAATCCTCTTAGTGTTATTCATCTTTGTGGTTGCGCTCGTTTCTTTGTTGTCGAACTTACTGGTGTTGCTATGTTTTATGTACAGCACCGAGATACGAAGGCAGGTGCCGGGCATTTTCACAATGaatttgtctttctgcaacatACTAATCACGATTTTGAACATGCCAGCGACGTTACTGGGGATTATCAGAAACCAAAAGCCCTTTGGAGACTGTATTTGTCAGGCAGTGAGCTTTCTGGAGACTTTTTTGACTGCGAACACCATGCTGAGCATGGCAGCGCTAAGCATAGACAGGTGGATAGCGGTGGTTTTCCCACTGAGTTACTCCAGTAAAATGCGATACAAGGACGCAATAGTCATGGTCTGCTACTCGTGGCTTCACTCGCTCACCTTTTCCCTCATCCCAGTGATTTTTTCTTGGTTTGATTATCACCACGTATATGCCTCCTGCACCTTGCACCTCAATGTAGAAAGCGAGCGGATAAAGTTTACAGTCTTCACCGTCGTGTTCCATGCCACGAGCTTCATGCTCTCCCTCCTAACCCTGTGCTTCACATACCTAAAGGTCTTAAAAGTGGCACGCTTTCACTGCAAAAGGATTGACGTGATAACCATGCAGACGCTCTTCTTGCTGGTAGATATTCACCCAAG TGTCAAACAACGTTGTCTTGTGGAGCAGAAGAAGAGGAAACAGCGGGCAACAAAGAAGATCAGCATTTTTATTGGGTCATTCATCATCTGCTTTGCCCCTTATGTCGTAACCAG GTTGGCAGAGCTGCTGCCCTTTGTAGGCATAAACAGGCACTGGGGCATCGTGAGTAAGTGCCTGACTTACAGCAAAGCTGCCTCGGACCCCTTTGCATACTCGTTGCTGCGGCAGCAATACAAGAAGGTCCTGATCCACATCGTAAACCGCGTGCTGAAGAGGGACCTCTACCCTTCTTCCGGACACAACAGCTCCCTGGATACAGAGAATGACTCCTGTCTTCAGAGGATCAGCTAA